The segment TCTCCTGCTTCATCAAAATATTCTTCATAATAAATAAGTGCCGCATCAATTTCATGCGCGGGCAGTCGGTGTAATTTACTGCGTAGACTTTTTAAATAGCCTGCTTTATCCATCTAATTTCCCTCCTAATAGTACACTGTCTACTTTTTCTTTATAACTTTTCCATTCGGTCAGAAGTTCCAGTAAGCGTAGGCGCCCGAGTCCCGTAATTTGATAGTAGCGTCTGTTTCTCCCTTGAAACGGCTGATCATACGTAATTAAAAAATCAGCTTTTTGCAAGCGTCGCAATACAGGATAAAGTGTCGACTCCGAAATATCCATAACGGACCTTACTTCCTGCGTCAGAGAATATCCGTAAGCATCTTCCTTTTCTAAAATGGAAAGTACACAGGCATCCAGTAGAGCTGAACCTAATTGAAACGTCATCTTATCCACCTCACATTCCTATCCCTATATAAGGCTCTATATTATACGTCATATAGTATATGGGTATTATATGGCGTATATTATTGTATTGTCAATTATTTCTTGAATAAATTTAAGGCAAGGCGATGAATAAAGGGAATTGGTTGTGTGACCGCGAATGGTAAGTTTAGCGGGAGCAATTTTGAAAACATTAAAGGGGGATTTTTAAAATGAATGAGCGTTTTATGAAGGGTTTTGAAATGATGAAGCAATATGTGACAGATGAAGAGGCGGCACGTATGGTGGAACACGATGCTTTGGCTGATATTGCGCCGGACTTACGAAAAATGATTGTAGAGTTTGCTTATGGGGAAGTGTATTCGCGACCTGGGTTAGATGCTAAAAGCCGTGCGCTCGTTGTGATTACAGCAGTTGTCACGCAATCAGCAGAACCTCAGACGAAAACTCA is part of the Solibacillus sp. FSL K6-1523 genome and harbors:
- a CDS encoding PadR family transcriptional regulator is translated as MTFQLGSALLDACVLSILEKEDAYGYSLTQEVRSVMDISESTLYPVLRRLQKADFLITYDQPFQGRNRRYYQITGLGRLRLLELLTEWKSYKEKVDSVLLGGKLDG
- a CDS encoding carboxymuconolactone decarboxylase family protein, translated to MNERFMKGFEMMKQYVTDEEAARMVEHDALADIAPDLRKMIVEFAYGEVYSRPGLDAKSRALVVITAVVTQSAEPQTKTHITRGLHASLTPNEIVEALLQLVPYIGFPRVQNALMIAQQVFQEKGLIVTK